A region of Mobula birostris isolate sMobBir1 chromosome X, sMobBir1.hap1, whole genome shotgun sequence DNA encodes the following proteins:
- the LOC140191409 gene encoding large ribosomal subunit protein uL14 — MSKRGRGGSSGAKFRISLGLPVGAVINCADNTGAKNLYIISVKGIKGRLNRLPAAGVGDMVMATVKKGKPELRKKVHPAVVIRQRKAYRRKDGVFLYFEDNAGVIVNNKGEMKGSAITGPVAKECADLWPRIASNAGSIA, encoded by the exons ATGTCGAAGAGAG GTCGTGGCGGGTCATCCGGAGCGAAGTTTCGCATCTCCCTCGGTCTTCCCGTGGGGGCTGTGATCAACTGCGCCGATAATACGG GTGCCAAGAATCTGTACATCATCTCTGTCAAGGGGATTAAAGGCCGGTTGAATAGGTTGCCAGCTGCTGGTGTTGGAGACATGGTCATGGCTACTGTAAAGAAAGGCAAACCAGAGCTCAGGAAAAAGG TGCATCCAGCAGTGGTGATACGGCAGCGGAAAGCGTATCGGAGAAAAGATGGGGTGTTCCTTTACTTTGAAGACAATGCAGGAGTGATAGTAAATAACAAAGGAGAAATGAAAG GCTCTGCAATCACAGGCCCAGTTGCCAAGGAATGTGCAGATCTTTGGCCCAGGATTGCTTCCAATGCTGGAAGCATTGCATAA